The DNA sequence TTGGATGCAGCCGACAAGTGTACGATTATACGGCGTGGAAAATTAATAGATGTTGTCGATGTCGCTTCTACAACCAAAAATGAACTTGCCTCCAAGATGGTGGGCCGTCCTGTAGACTTTAAGGTTCCGAAAGGGCCTTCAAATCCGGGAAAGCCGATTCTTGAAATTAAAAACTTAAACGTATTAAAAGAAAAAAAATTGCCTGCCGTAAGCGATTTTTCTCTCGAGGTTAGGGCAGGGGAAATCGTAGGTATAGCCGGCGTAGACGGAAACGGTCAAAGTGAACTTGTTTATGCCCTTTCAGGGCTCATGCCGGTTGAGTCCGGCAGTATACTTTTAGACGGAAAAGATATTACAAACTTTTCCGTAAGAAAAAGAGCCGAATCGGGCTTAGGCCATGTTCCTGAAGACAGGCAAAAACACGGTCTCGTTTTACAGTATTCTATTGCCGAAAACATGGTCATAAAATCCTATTACACAAAAAACTTTCAAAAACACGGCTTTTTAAATAAGGAAAAAATAAAAAGCTTTGCCAAAAAAATCAGCGAAGTCTTCGATGTCCGCTCCGGTTCAGGCATAGAATCCAAAGCAGGGGATTTGAGCGGCGGCAACCAGCAAAAGGCGATTTTGGGCAGGGAAATTACCCTTGATCCGCCTCTTTTAATAGCGGTAAACCCTACTAGAGGTCTTGATGTAGGAGCTATAGAATCTATCCACAAGGAACTCGTAAAACACAGGGATAACGGAAGGGCTGTTCTTTTAATTTCTTTTGAACTTGACGAAATATTTAACCTTTCCGATAGGATAGCGGTCATGCACAGGGGGGCTTTAAGCGGGATTGTACGCCCAGAAGAAACCACCGCCGAAGAAGTGGGGCTTATGATGGCCGGCATGGGAGGTAAAAATGAGTAAGCTTAAAATACGATTTAAAGACTTTAATATAGCCGAAAACAATTTTATTATCAGTTTTTCCGCTGTTTTACTCGGCCTTATTGCCGGTGCCGTTTTTATAGCCGTTTTAGGAACAAATCCGTTTTCGGCCTTTTCCTACCTTTTCCGGGGCGGCCTAATGAATATAGAGCGTATAGGAAACACCCTTGCAACGGCTACGATTCTTTTGTTTGTAGGCCTTTCGGTCAGCTTTGCTTTTAAAACGGGGCTTTTTAATATCGGTGCTTCAGGACAGATGCTGATTGGAGGTCTTTTTGCGACCTTTATAGCCCTAAACAGCTCAATGCCGCGCCCTGTTTTGTTGCTTGTTTTAATAATAGCCGCTATGATTGGAGGAGCCCTTTGGGCTGCTTTGCCGGGACTTTTAAAAGCCGTATTCAATGTACATGAGGTTGTTTCTACCATAATGATGAACTGGATAGCCTATTGGATAGTTTATTATTCGGTTCAAGGCTATCTAAAAGCCGAATTTATCGAGACCGAAAGCCGCTCCATTGCTGTAGAACACACTTTGAGGGCAGAATGGCTGAGTAATCTCTTCGGAAGCGAGTATATAAATTACGGCATATTTTTAGGTA is a window from the Treponema denticola genome containing:
- a CDS encoding ABC transporter ATP-binding protein, with the translated sequence MSHSDYVIEMKNIRKEFPGIVANDDISLCVKQGEIHAILGENGAGKSTLMSILFGLYHADRGEIYVKGNKVKINSPNDANDLGIGMVHQHFKLIHNFTVTENIILGKEGGFILNKKEAEKRIKELSDKYGLFIEPDALISNITVGMQQRVEILKMLYRNADILIFDEPTAVLTPQEINELMQIMRNLAAEGKAIILITHKLQEILDAADKCTIIRRGKLIDVVDVASTTKNELASKMVGRPVDFKVPKGPSNPGKPILEIKNLNVLKEKKLPAVSDFSLEVRAGEIVGIAGVDGNGQSELVYALSGLMPVESGSILLDGKDITNFSVRKRAESGLGHVPEDRQKHGLVLQYSIAENMVIKSYYTKNFQKHGFLNKEKIKSFAKKISEVFDVRSGSGIESKAGDLSGGNQQKAILGREITLDPPLLIAVNPTRGLDVGAIESIHKELVKHRDNGRAVLLISFELDEIFNLSDRIAVMHRGALSGIVRPEETTAEEVGLMMAGMGGKNE
- a CDS encoding ABC transporter permease, coding for MSKLKIRFKDFNIAENNFIISFSAVLLGLIAGAVFIAVLGTNPFSAFSYLFRGGLMNIERIGNTLATATILLFVGLSVSFAFKTGLFNIGASGQMLIGGLFATFIALNSSMPRPVLLLVLIIAAMIGGALWAALPGLLKAVFNVHEVVSTIMMNWIAYWIVYYSVQGYLKAEFIETESRSIAVEHTLRAEWLSNLFGSEYINYGIFLGILGIILVKIILDKTTLGFELKAAGYNKSGAEYAGIKVNRNIIFSMMIAGALSGLAGLTYYAGYSLNMQIGVLPSQGFDGIAVALLGAGNSIGVALSSIFFGILHVGKGFMSANTNVPPEIADTIIAVIIYFTATSLLLKKFWSKIQKNKEKTVKEAN